From Calditrichota bacterium, one genomic window encodes:
- the uxaC gene encoding glucuronate isomerase encodes MSKFDIHPDRFFDPNPKVRKIARELYNNIKDLPIISPHGHVNPKILADNQSFPDPTELILIPDHYIFRMLYSQGIPLEKLGVPTVDCSEVETDHRKIWQLFSENFHLFAGTPTGVWLAHEFVEVFGIEERPDSNNAMKIYDKINEKLKSAEFKPRTLFEQFNIEVLSTTDGAADSLEHHQKIKNSGWTGRVVPAFRPDAVVNILADDWKFEIEKLGKATDIEIKSFKKFISALENRRAFFKEMGATSTDQGVLSPYTNKLSSLESEAIFQRALKGQADKNDAHLFTANMLMEMARMSVDDGLVMQIHAGSFRNHNQIIFDRFGLDKGADIPIQTEYTRNLQTLLKAYGNNPAFKLIVFTLDETVYSRELAPLAGHYPAMKLGPAWWFHDSIEGMTRYRHMVTETAGFYNTVGFNDDTRAFLSIPARHDVSRRVDSNFLADQVARHIIDMDQATILSKALAYDLAKEAYKL; translated from the coding sequence ATGAGTAAATTTGATATTCACCCGGATCGGTTCTTTGATCCCAACCCAAAAGTACGAAAAATAGCCCGTGAGTTATATAATAATATTAAAGATCTGCCAATAATAAGTCCCCATGGCCACGTTAACCCAAAGATTCTTGCGGACAATCAATCTTTTCCTGATCCAACTGAGCTTATCCTAATCCCCGATCATTATATTTTTCGGATGCTTTATTCTCAGGGAATTCCTTTGGAAAAATTAGGCGTTCCAACGGTTGATTGTAGCGAAGTGGAAACAGACCACAGAAAAATTTGGCAATTATTTTCAGAAAATTTTCATTTATTCGCCGGGACTCCTACAGGAGTTTGGTTAGCACATGAATTTGTGGAAGTGTTTGGGATTGAAGAACGGCCAGACTCCAATAATGCAATGAAAATTTATGATAAGATCAATGAGAAATTAAAATCGGCCGAGTTTAAACCGCGCACACTTTTTGAACAATTTAATATTGAAGTATTAAGCACAACCGATGGCGCTGCAGACAGTTTGGAACACCATCAAAAAATTAAAAACTCAGGTTGGACAGGAAGAGTCGTACCGGCATTCCGTCCGGATGCTGTTGTAAATATTTTAGCGGACGACTGGAAATTTGAAATTGAAAAATTAGGGAAAGCAACAGATATAGAAATTAAATCGTTTAAAAAGTTCATATCGGCCCTTGAGAATCGCAGGGCCTTTTTTAAAGAAATGGGCGCTACTTCTACCGACCAGGGTGTACTTTCACCTTATACAAATAAACTTAGCAGCTTAGAATCTGAGGCGATCTTCCAACGTGCTTTAAAAGGGCAGGCAGATAAAAATGACGCACACTTATTTACAGCAAATATGTTGATGGAAATGGCCAGGATGAGTGTTGATGATGGCCTGGTTATGCAAATACATGCCGGATCATTCCGAAACCATAATCAAATAATATTTGATAGATTTGGTCTCGACAAAGGCGCAGATATTCCGATTCAAACAGAATACACACGTAACCTACAGACACTTCTTAAAGCTTATGGTAACAATCCTGCATTTAAATTGATTGTTTTTACCCTCGATGAAACTGTTTATTCCAGGGAGCTTGCCCCACTTGCCGGTCATTATCCGGCGATGAAACTTGGTCCTGCATGGTGGTTTCATGACAGCATTGAAGGGATGACACGCTACAGGCATATGGTAACAGAAACGGCGGGATTTTATAATACAGTTGGATTTAATGATGATACGCGTGCTTTTCTTTCAATACCGGCACGGCATGACGTAAGCCGACGGGTTGATTCAAATTTTCTGGCAGACCAGGTTGCCAGACATATTATTGATATGGATCAGGCAACGATTTTAAGTAAAG
- a CDS encoding LacI family DNA-binding transcriptional regulator: MKQKPQITLTDIAKKLNISKVAVSKALRDHSDISIKTKTRVKKMAVELGYVPNYIARNLSAKKSNTIGLVVPKIAHHFFAEAIEAIYETAYQNNYEIIMTVSQENTEHEQKHIETLLAMRVDGLLVSTTEQTDDSFVFEKVRQQGVPMVFFDRVINGIGFNCITTEDRKGSYKALKYLIKSGYTKIAHLAGYQSTNIGLNRAIGFKDAMKESGLSVKSNWFIEGGIAEIDGYEGFKRMYETGSLPEVVFTVTFPVALGVLQAAKEKKLSIPGDLDLLCFGGSGYNSFLQPSISYIKQPIREIGSTATNLVIEQIQSPKESVRRNIKLPTELVICDTCKEKD, encoded by the coding sequence ATGAAACAAAAGCCTCAAATCACACTTACAGACATCGCTAAAAAATTAAACATTTCTAAGGTGGCTGTATCCAAAGCGCTGCGTGATCACTCCGACATAAGCATTAAAACCAAAACACGTGTTAAGAAGATGGCTGTCGAATTAGGCTATGTCCCAAACTACATTGCCCGAAATCTTTCAGCAAAAAAATCAAATACAATTGGCCTGGTTGTTCCCAAGATTGCACACCATTTTTTTGCTGAAGCCATAGAGGCAATTTATGAAACCGCGTATCAAAATAATTATGAAATAATTATGACTGTCTCTCAGGAAAATACGGAGCATGAACAAAAGCATATTGAAACTTTGCTTGCAATGCGGGTGGACGGATTGCTTGTTTCAACTACAGAACAAACTGATGATAGTTTTGTCTTCGAAAAGGTTCGACAGCAAGGTGTTCCAATGGTCTTTTTTGATCGTGTAATTAACGGAATTGGTTTTAATTGTATCACGACAGAAGACAGAAAAGGATCATACAAGGCACTTAAATATTTAATTAAATCAGGATATACAAAAATAGCTCATTTGGCCGGTTATCAATCAACCAATATTGGTCTGAACCGTGCTATAGGTTTTAAAGATGCCATGAAAGAATCAGGACTGAGTGTAAAAAGTAACTGGTTTATTGAAGGTGGGATTGCGGAAATTGACGGCTACGAGGGTTTTAAGAGGATGTATGAAACAGGTTCTTTACCGGAAGTAGTTTTTACAGTTACTTTTCCGGTTGCGTTGGGAGTACTTCAGGCAGCGAAAGAAAAAAAATTATCGATTCCAGGTGATTTGGATTTATTGTGTTTTGGCGGTAGCGGATATAATAGTTTCCTGCAGCCATCCATTAGTTATATAAAACAACCAATTCGGGAGATTGGATCGACGGCAACCAATTTGGTTATTGAACAAATTCAGAGTCCAAAAGAATCAGTTCGTCGAAATATAAAATTGCCAACAGAATTGGTGATCTGTGATACTTGTAAAGAAAAGGATTAG
- a CDS encoding FadR family transcriptional regulator translates to MFTKIGNPLSLSKQIARDIEKSILEKKFIPGQKLPTEMELCDMFDVSRTALREAIKMLSSRGLITVKKGSGIFVEDYSATNVTKPMQLFLELNLDKEYLKHIIEVRKLLEPQIVRLAAVKKNDRDIAEMEKILQDLNDCPKDNFEKEGMLDRNFHLALAKAAGNPMVPMILEPIFQLMPKIKMLIYSKVENAKKAAELYHEKIFVCIKKGDADGAAQAMKEHLRIAEQHSTEIEEELW, encoded by the coding sequence ATGTTTACTAAAATTGGAAACCCACTTAGCCTTAGCAAGCAAATTGCACGAGATATTGAAAAATCCATTTTAGAAAAAAAGTTCATACCTGGTCAAAAGTTACCTACTGAAATGGAATTATGTGATATGTTCGACGTAAGTAGGACTGCGCTTAGAGAAGCGATAAAAATGTTGTCTTCGCGTGGTTTAATAACAGTAAAAAAGGGCAGTGGGATTTTTGTAGAGGATTATTCTGCCACGAATGTTACAAAACCGATGCAATTATTTTTAGAGCTTAATTTAGATAAGGAATACCTGAAACACATTATTGAGGTTCGCAAACTTTTGGAGCCTCAAATAGTAAGATTAGCTGCAGTTAAAAAAAACGATCGTGATATTGCGGAGATGGAAAAGATTCTTCAAGATCTTAATGATTGTCCAAAGGATAATTTTGAGAAAGAAGGTATGCTTGATCGCAACTTTCATCTTGCGCTTGCAAAAGCAGCCGGGAATCCGATGGTACCGATGATACTTGAACCAATTTTCCAGCTAATGCCTAAAATAAAAATGTTAATATATTCAAAAGTGGAAAACGCCAAAAAAGCTGCAGAATTATACCATGAAAAGATTTTTGTTTGTATCAAAAAGGGTGATGCAGATGGGGCTGCTCAGGCAATGAAAGAACATTTAAGAATAGCTGAACAGCATTCCACAGAAATTGAAGAAGAATTATGGTAG
- a CDS encoding pectate lyase has translation MVRPSKYLFFCISFLIASTSSLSQQLAFPTAEGFGKFTSGGRSGEVAIVTNLSDNGPGSLREAIDLEKPRTIVFQVSGTIILESPLIIKNNDLTIAGQTAPGDGICLRGFPTIINADNIIIRYIRFRLGDENRVPEDALMAMNQKNIIIDHCSMSWGVDEVGTFYDNEKLTVQWCIISESLNRSFHPKGDHGYGGIWGGIGASFHHNILAHHASRTPRFHGSRYHKKPEIELVDFRNNVIYNWGFNGAYGGESGNHNIVANYYKAGPATKNKNQIIEPWDAFGKWYVADNFVYGNPIISKDNWLGGVRGKYVDSVMVNSPFLVEIIKTQNTEEAFAAVLENAGATFPKRDSVDKRIIDEIKNGTATYSGIFGPGIIDSQKDVGGWPKLKSIPPPKDTDKDGIPDIWEIENGLDVSVNDANLDSNKDGYTNIENYINSISHRSNR, from the coding sequence ATGGTGAGACCCAGTAAATACTTATTTTTCTGTATTTCATTTCTTATTGCTTCAACAAGTTCGTTATCCCAACAATTGGCCTTTCCAACTGCAGAAGGGTTTGGCAAGTTTACCTCGGGAGGACGTAGCGGCGAAGTTGCTATAGTTACAAATCTAAGCGATAATGGGCCTGGCAGTTTACGAGAGGCAATAGATTTAGAAAAACCAAGAACTATTGTTTTTCAAGTATCAGGTACGATTATCCTGGAATCCCCACTAATCATTAAAAATAACGATTTAACAATTGCCGGCCAAACAGCACCCGGTGATGGTATTTGCTTGCGTGGTTTTCCAACAATAATTAATGCTGACAATATTATAATACGTTATATTCGATTTCGTCTGGGCGATGAAAACCGAGTCCCGGAAGATGCTTTAATGGCGATGAATCAAAAAAATATAATAATCGATCATTGCTCAATGAGTTGGGGAGTGGATGAAGTTGGAACCTTTTATGATAATGAAAAACTTACTGTTCAATGGTGTATAATTAGCGAGAGCTTAAATCGATCATTCCACCCAAAAGGTGACCATGGGTATGGCGGGATTTGGGGTGGAATTGGCGCCTCTTTTCATCATAATATTTTAGCACATCATGCTAGCAGAACACCGCGTTTTCATGGTAGCCGCTACCATAAAAAACCGGAAATTGAGTTAGTTGACTTTAGGAACAACGTAATCTATAACTGGGGTTTTAACGGCGCTTATGGGGGAGAATCCGGCAATCATAATATAGTTGCCAATTACTATAAAGCTGGTCCTGCAACTAAAAATAAAAACCAGATAATTGAACCCTGGGACGCATTTGGTAAATGGTATGTTGCGGATAATTTTGTTTATGGAAATCCGATTATATCAAAAGATAACTGGTTGGGCGGAGTTAGGGGGAAATATGTTGACAGTGTTATGGTTAATAGCCCTTTCCTTGTTGAAATTATCAAAACACAAAACACAGAAGAGGCATTTGCAGCTGTACTGGAAAATGCCGGGGCAACTTTTCCAAAACGTGACTCTGTGGACAAACGGATTATTGATGAAATAAAAAATGGCACGGCAACATACTCTGGAATTTTTGGGCCGGGTATTATCGATTCTCAGAAAGATGTGGGTGGTTGGCCAAAACTAAAATCTATCCCGCCTCCGAAAGATACTGATAAAGATGGTATTCCGGATATCTGGGAGATTGAAAATGGCTTAGATGTCTCTGTTAATGATGCGAACCTGGATAGCAACAAGGATGGATATACAAATATTGAAAACTATATAAATAGCATTTCTCATCGTTCAAACAGATAG
- a CDS encoding glycoside hydrolase family 28 protein: MKYCYLLPLSLLLFSIYGCSIKQKEKSGWDKVPEILSTISIPQFPGRDYDITDYGAVGDGKTFSTEAIKRAIDECSKSGGGRVIVPEGVFFTGAIHLQSNVNLYVSKNARILFSTNPKDFLPVVLTRFEGVECYNYSPFIYAYDQENVAITGAGIIDGNASVENWWIWKGKEEYGWDSSKVSGKTDEQLIYKISQESSEISDRVFGDGHFLRPNMIQFYKCKNILIDSVKIERSPMWVIHPVLSENITIQNITVDSHGPNNDGCNPESSKNILIRNCFFTTGDDCIAIKSGRNADGRRVNVPSENIIVQNCNMKDGHGGVVIGSEMSGSVRNIFIEDCTMDSPNLERALRIKTNSLRGGIVENIYMRNCSIGEVSDAVIKVNFQYGEGDVGDFTPVAKNIFVDNISSQKSKYAIFIDGYERSPVNNLNIKNSSFNGVEKQNFLNHFINLTLTEVSINGETQ; the protein is encoded by the coding sequence ATGAAATATTGCTATTTACTTCCATTATCATTGCTCTTATTCTCAATTTATGGCTGTTCAATTAAACAAAAAGAAAAATCCGGTTGGGACAAAGTACCTGAAATATTGAGCACTATATCTATTCCACAGTTTCCAGGCCGAGATTATGATATTACAGATTATGGTGCTGTTGGTGATGGAAAAACTTTTTCTACAGAGGCAATTAAACGCGCAATTGATGAGTGCAGTAAATCTGGTGGAGGACGTGTTATTGTGCCTGAGGGAGTTTTTTTTACGGGTGCAATTCATTTACAAAGCAACGTAAATTTATATGTTTCAAAAAATGCAAGGATTCTGTTTTCTACAAATCCAAAGGATTTTCTGCCAGTTGTTTTAACCCGGTTTGAAGGTGTAGAATGCTATAATTATTCACCGTTTATTTATGCTTATGATCAGGAAAATGTTGCGATCACAGGCGCTGGAATAATTGATGGTAACGCATCTGTTGAAAACTGGTGGATCTGGAAAGGTAAGGAAGAATATGGCTGGGATAGTAGCAAAGTAAGTGGAAAAACCGATGAACAATTAATTTACAAAATATCACAGGAAAGCTCAGAAATTAGTGACCGTGTTTTTGGAGACGGACATTTTCTCCGTCCAAATATGATTCAATTTTATAAGTGTAAAAATATTCTAATTGACAGTGTAAAAATAGAACGATCTCCAATGTGGGTAATCCACCCGGTCCTCAGCGAAAATATAACTATTCAAAACATAACAGTTGATAGTCACGGCCCAAATAATGACGGTTGTAATCCTGAATCATCAAAAAATATTTTAATACGAAACTGCTTTTTCACGACGGGCGATGATTGTATAGCAATTAAATCCGGAAGAAATGCCGATGGCAGGAGAGTCAACGTACCTTCAGAAAATATAATTGTTCAAAATTGTAATATGAAAGATGGGCATGGCGGTGTTGTTATAGGCAGTGAAATGTCGGGAAGTGTCCGAAATATATTTATCGAAGACTGTACAATGGATAGTCCAAATTTAGAACGTGCTCTGCGAATAAAAACCAATTCACTGCGAGGTGGTATTGTTGAAAACATTTATATGCGAAACTGCTCAATTGGTGAAGTTAGTGACGCAGTGATAAAAGTAAACTTTCAATATGGTGAGGGTGATGTTGGAGATTTTACACCAGTGGCAAAAAACATTTTTGTTGATAACATATCCAGCCAAAAGAGCAAGTATGCCATCTTTATTGATGGTTATGAGCGATCTCCGGTAAATAATCTAAATATTAAAAATAGCAGTTTTAACGGGGTCGAAAAGCAAAATTTTTTAAATCACTTTATTAACCTAACCTTAACAGAAGTTTCAATTAATGGTGAGACCCAGTAA
- a CDS encoding T9SS type A sorting domain-containing protein, with translation MLYGKIRSAVLLLCLIPVFMFAQEDVLKLVQYDGNANTFVNAQIIADTTATGGLLPNRVYELDRDGFYLVNATLRMAQPGETLRLRAASGDGPLPIIYLWQTGEGDNPERPPGYFIRAQGGNLELTEIAVAGYYEPIAANLDNIQGGLFRNDLAGSSFFFDGCIFSNINGQILRTNQNTITVSVTNCIFSNLGSLTTSNLGAGKGLDLRDKECVNLIVENNTFVNYQDRVIRHYNFGDPTAGTGLIHSGRINHNTIINGMGYHGLFSLGSVGAEMTITNNLFVDGFGLGEDSTDASRAAEWANTGEVYENGNNKISWIFSSPNDVTSWDISNNYFAISAAGQTFLDDFSFGPAAQLSDHISGKLGSGAATAFTKIDMDLVEIPAMMTDFMRWYEDPNGGNKSKDTDNYNSATDDMDRRVITYYRDTLDASYSTSSAAYTGGSDGLPVGDLNWFGLVTAIDEDISDKRPIHFTLGQNYPNPFNPSTKITFSVTKNERVVLEVFNIVGQKVATLINKKLGSGQYTASWNATNYSSGLYFYRLTQGPISSTKKMILVK, from the coding sequence ATGCTATATGGTAAAATTAGGAGTGCTGTATTGCTACTGTGTTTAATACCTGTGTTTATGTTTGCACAGGAAGATGTATTAAAGCTTGTGCAGTATGATGGCAATGCCAACACATTTGTAAATGCCCAGATAATAGCGGATACCACGGCTACCGGCGGTTTACTGCCCAACCGTGTATACGAACTGGACAGAGACGGTTTCTATCTTGTAAATGCTACACTAAGGATGGCCCAGCCCGGTGAAACCCTCCGTTTGCGTGCAGCATCAGGCGATGGTCCATTACCGATTATCTATCTTTGGCAAACAGGTGAAGGAGACAACCCGGAACGCCCGCCAGGATATTTTATCCGCGCGCAAGGCGGCAATCTTGAATTGACCGAAATTGCTGTTGCAGGCTATTATGAGCCGATTGCAGCAAACTTAGATAATATTCAGGGCGGCTTGTTTAGAAATGATTTAGCCGGTTCGTCATTCTTTTTCGATGGTTGTATATTTTCAAATATCAATGGTCAGATCCTTCGAACAAACCAGAACACAATTACAGTAAGTGTAACAAATTGTATTTTTTCCAACCTTGGTTCTTTAACTACCTCAAATTTAGGCGCAGGGAAAGGCCTGGACTTACGTGATAAAGAATGTGTTAATTTGATAGTAGAAAACAACACATTTGTAAATTATCAGGACAGGGTAATCCGCCATTATAACTTTGGTGACCCAACCGCCGGAACCGGTTTAATCCACTCCGGACGTATTAATCATAATACAATCATAAACGGTATGGGCTATCACGGATTGTTTTCATTGGGTAGCGTTGGTGCCGAAATGACCATTACCAATAATTTATTTGTTGATGGGTTTGGTTTGGGAGAAGATTCAACAGATGCATCGCGTGCAGCCGAATGGGCCAACACAGGTGAAGTATATGAAAATGGCAACAATAAGATCAGCTGGATTTTTAGCTCCCCAAATGATGTAACCAGTTGGGATATCAGCAATAACTATTTTGCGATTAGCGCAGCCGGCCAGACATTTTTAGATGATTTCAGTTTTGGTCCTGCCGCCCAGCTTTCAGACCACATTAGTGGCAAATTAGGTTCAGGTGCAGCTACGGCCTTCACCAAGATAGACATGGACCTTGTAGAAATACCTGCAATGATGACCGATTTTATGCGCTGGTATGAAGATCCAAATGGTGGAAACAAATCCAAAGACACAGATAACTATAACAGTGCAACGGATGATATGGACCGCCGGGTAATTACATATTACCGCGATACTTTGGATGCATCTTATTCTACATCATCTGCGGCCTATACCGGTGGCAGTGATGGTTTGCCAGTTGGAGATCTTAACTGGTTTGGTTTGGTTACTGCAATCGATGAGGACATTTCCGATAAACGGCCGATTCATTTTACATTGGGTCAAAATTATCCAAATCCATTTAACCCATCTACTAAAATTACATTTTCAGTAACAAAAAATGAAAGGGTCGTTTTAGAGGTTTTCAATATAGTAGGACAGAAAGTCGCTACTTTGATTAATAAAAAATTAGGTTCCGGGCAGTATACAGCTAGCTGGAATGCTACTAATTATAGCTCAGGGCTCTATTTTTACAGGTTAACACAAGGCCCAATATCATCAACTAAAAAGATGATTTTAGTTAAGTAA